The Hymenobacter sp. 5317J-9 genome has a window encoding:
- a CDS encoding DUF5103 domain-containing protein, producing MRFLPLASLLLATACVPLGTPITDPNAARAGAGTAKPPEYYADKTLRYQDYTYSPDVRSVQCYVGTGQPNEVFQPPVVPLGQSQAIMLEFDVLGSQSQRYTAKLIHCDVDWQPSVLTDMQFLNEINEFLITDYRVGTGTKVPYFHYRLRAPGVKISGNYLLVVQSSGGVPVVSRRLLVYENQVQVGLKPGFVVGGQERYTLQQLDFAIGYAGVDLVNPAAEVKVILRQNFRWDNAKVNLRPTFVRDAERRLEYQYFNFENAFPGLSEYRYFDTRAAQSVGIGVLHVDPRANPTAVELQPETSRQKLAYNQYQDANGQRVFESREYGNGATNADYFDVTFQLKADQPAPGPVYAFGAMTDWQLKDEFRLTYDEAKQLYTGHALLKQGYYNYDFAVAGARGTAPDEVYFEGTHQQTENQYDLLVYYRPPGTRTDLLIGYQTVDMNSRQ from the coding sequence ATGCGCTTCCTTCCCCTCGCTTCCCTCCTGCTGGCCACCGCCTGCGTGCCGCTGGGCACGCCCATCACCGACCCCAACGCCGCCCGCGCGGGCGCGGGCACCGCCAAGCCCCCCGAATACTACGCCGACAAAACCCTGCGCTACCAGGACTACACCTACTCGCCCGACGTGCGCAGCGTGCAGTGCTACGTGGGCACGGGCCAGCCCAACGAGGTGTTTCAGCCGCCGGTGGTGCCGCTGGGCCAGAGCCAGGCCATTATGCTGGAGTTTGACGTGCTGGGCAGCCAGAGCCAGCGCTACACGGCCAAGCTCATTCACTGCGACGTGGACTGGCAGCCCTCGGTGCTGACCGACATGCAGTTTCTGAACGAGATAAACGAGTTTCTCATCACCGACTACCGGGTGGGCACGGGCACCAAGGTGCCGTATTTCCACTACCGCCTGCGGGCGCCGGGCGTTAAAATCAGCGGCAATTACCTGCTGGTGGTGCAGAGCAGCGGCGGGGTGCCCGTCGTGTCGCGCCGGCTGCTGGTGTACGAAAACCAGGTGCAGGTGGGCCTCAAGCCCGGCTTCGTGGTGGGCGGCCAGGAGCGCTACACCCTGCAGCAGCTCGATTTTGCCATTGGCTACGCGGGGGTGGACCTGGTGAACCCCGCGGCCGAAGTGAAGGTGATACTGCGCCAGAACTTCCGTTGGGACAACGCCAAGGTCAACCTGCGCCCCACCTTCGTGCGCGACGCCGAGCGCCGGCTCGAATACCAGTATTTCAACTTCGAAAACGCGTTTCCGGGCCTGAGCGAGTACCGTTACTTCGACACCCGCGCGGCCCAGAGCGTGGGCATCGGCGTGCTGCACGTCGACCCGCGCGCCAACCCCACCGCTGTGGAGCTGCAGCCCGAAACCTCGCGCCAGAAGCTGGCCTACAACCAGTACCAGGACGCCAACGGCCAGCGCGTGTTCGAGAGCCGCGAGTACGGCAACGGCGCCACCAACGCCGACTATTTCGATGTGACCTTCCAGCTGAAGGCCGACCAGCCCGCTCCCGGCCCGGTATACGCCTTCGGGGCCATGACCGACTGGCAGCTGAAGGACGAATTCCGGCTGACCTACGACGAAGCCAAGCAGCTGTACACCGGCCACGCCCTGCTCAAGCAGGGGTATTACAACTACGATTTTGCCGTGGCCGGCGCCCGCGGCACGGCGCCCGACGAAGTGTACTTCGAAGGCACGCACCAGCAAACCGAAAACCAGTACGACCTGCTGGTGTACTACCGCCCGCCCGGCACTCGCACCGACCTGCTCATCGGCTACCAGACCGTGGACATGAACAGCCGACAATAA